From the genome of Acidobacteriota bacterium, one region includes:
- a CDS encoding amidohydrolase/deacetylase family metallohydrolase yields MSFQSSNSLTRRELLAGMGASMALGGAGRKAGSNPVKSSGKQDPAAGKPYDLVIRGGRVIDPSQDLDAVRDVAITGGKIARVKSDIPSSQAREVINASGKIVTPGLIDIHTHVFPYVGPYGIEPDPYCVHRGVTTVVDAGTSGSLAFPAFRKFIIERAATRIRPLLHVVSIGMIAGSTPNMGELEDLRYCVPKLAVQAANRNRDLVVGFKIRFSRDYTGPNDYEGMKRARETADEARLPLMIHIGGSYTPLPKLLALMKKGDVVTHAFNGHPDGIVDSRGKLLPEVLEARRRGVLFDVGHGAGSFSFDVMEECLKQDFLPDTISSDLYSANINGPVFDLVTTLSKFLLLGLSLRQVVERVTVNSARVFDFGAEIGTLRPGAEADVSVLDLREGNFVFVDSGRKTRTGRQKIEPVVTIRGGKAFYPAA; encoded by the coding sequence ATGTCCTTCCAGAGTTCCAACTCACTCACGCGGCGTGAACTGCTGGCCGGAATGGGAGCTTCTATGGCGCTAGGCGGCGCAGGCCGTAAAGCAGGGAGCAACCCGGTGAAATCCAGCGGCAAACAGGACCCTGCCGCGGGCAAGCCCTACGACCTGGTGATCCGTGGCGGCAGGGTAATTGATCCCTCGCAGGACCTTGACGCTGTGCGTGATGTGGCGATTACAGGTGGCAAAATTGCCCGGGTGAAATCTGATATTCCCTCGAGCCAGGCGCGGGAGGTGATCAACGCCAGCGGAAAAATTGTGACGCCGGGGTTGATTGACATCCACACACATGTTTTTCCATATGTGGGCCCCTACGGAATCGAGCCTGACCCATACTGTGTGCACCGCGGCGTAACCACGGTAGTGGATGCGGGCACATCCGGGTCGCTGGCATTTCCAGCCTTCCGAAAATTCATTATCGAGCGGGCCGCCACGCGCATCCGGCCGCTGCTTCACGTGGTTTCGATTGGCATGATTGCGGGGAGCACCCCGAACATGGGCGAGCTCGAAGATTTAAGATATTGCGTCCCAAAGCTCGCTGTTCAGGCCGCTAACAGGAACCGGGACCTGGTAGTTGGTTTCAAGATTCGGTTTTCCAGGGACTATACCGGCCCGAATGATTACGAGGGGATGAAGCGCGCTCGCGAGACCGCCGATGAAGCCCGTCTGCCGCTGATGATCCACATCGGCGGTTCCTATACGCCTCTGCCCAAATTGCTGGCGCTGATGAAGAAAGGCGACGTGGTAACCCACGCATTTAACGGCCATCCAGACGGCATTGTCGACAGCCGCGGAAAGCTTCTTCCGGAAGTGTTGGAAGCCCGCCGGCGCGGCGTCCTTTTCGACGTGGGGCACGGAGCCGGTAGTTTCTCGTTTGACGTGATGGAGGAGTGCCTAAAGCAGGATTTTCTGCCCGACACAATTTCAAGCGATCTCTATTCCGCTAACATTAATGGTCCCGTATTTGATCTTGTCACCACGTTGTCCAAATTTCTTCTGTTGGGCTTGAGCTTGCGCCAGGTGGTAGAACGTGTGACCGTAAATTCCGCGAGGGTGTTCGATTTCGGGGCCGAAATTGGCACTCTGCGTCCTGGTGCCGAAGCTGACGTCAGCGTGCTCGATCTGCGGGAAGGGAATTTTGTCTTTGTCGATTCCGGCAGGAAAACCCGGACCGGCCGACAGAAGATTGAACCTGTTGTGACCATCCGGGGTGGGAAAGCCTTTTACCCGGCAGCATAG
- a CDS encoding CRTAC1 family protein gives MKLSRRHILGSGAALLGSKLMEVVTTPIWKWSGIPVLEAAQVPNPEASIPVTYVDVAKEAGLHAVNVWGGAEHKKYIIEAKGNGIAFFDYDNDGWIDIYLTNGNRLDTKWPPGQAPTTHLYKNNRDGTFTDVTEHSGLGRTGWQTGVCVGDYDNDGWDDLFLTFWGQNVLFHNNGDGTFTDVTKKAGLYQDEVRWGSGCTWIDYDRDGHLDLFVCNYIVLDLAKVPVPGQSGYCQWKGIPVMCGPRGLPGGSNILFHNNGNGTFTDVSEKSGILKPGPRYSITAVAYDFDNDGWPDIYVAVDSEPSMLLQNKHDGTFEDIGVMAGCAYNEDGQEQAGMGVGVADYDCDGWFDIFKTNFSDDTSDLYRNNGDGTFTDVTFMAGVGQDTQDVKWGCGFVDYDNDGWPDIVQVNGHVYPEVDQHHLSQTFREPRIVYRNLGNGRFKNVSAEMGPGINERFSSRGCALGDYDNDGDIDIVINNMNEAPSLLRNDGGNKNNWIKIKLMGTVCNRTAIGARAYVTTGKHRQMDEVHSGTSVMSQSDLRLHFGVGKAAKIDLIEVKWPTTQKIEKFTNIDVNQILTIREGQGIVKKSKPGT, from the coding sequence ATGAAACTTTCTCGCCGCCACATCCTGGGCTCGGGAGCAGCCCTTCTCGGTTCCAAACTGATGGAAGTTGTGACCACGCCCATCTGGAAATGGTCGGGGATTCCTGTGCTGGAGGCCGCCCAAGTCCCAAATCCCGAGGCCTCAATCCCGGTGACATACGTTGATGTGGCGAAAGAGGCGGGTCTGCACGCGGTGAACGTGTGGGGCGGAGCAGAGCACAAAAAATACATTATTGAAGCCAAGGGAAACGGGATTGCCTTTTTTGATTACGACAATGATGGCTGGATTGACATCTACCTGACGAATGGAAACCGGCTGGATACCAAATGGCCTCCGGGCCAGGCTCCTACGACTCACCTCTACAAAAACAACCGCGACGGGACTTTTACCGACGTGACGGAGCATTCCGGCCTTGGGCGGACAGGCTGGCAAACGGGGGTTTGCGTCGGCGATTATGACAACGACGGTTGGGACGACCTTTTCCTGACTTTCTGGGGCCAAAATGTCCTTTTCCACAACAACGGCGACGGAACGTTTACTGACGTCACCAAAAAGGCTGGCCTGTATCAGGATGAAGTGCGATGGGGCTCCGGCTGCACCTGGATTGATTACGACCGCGATGGCCACTTGGATTTGTTTGTCTGCAACTATATAGTTCTGGACCTCGCCAAGGTCCCCGTTCCCGGACAATCCGGCTACTGCCAGTGGAAAGGCATTCCGGTGATGTGCGGACCTCGCGGCCTGCCGGGCGGGTCGAACATTCTGTTCCACAACAATGGTAACGGGACCTTCACGGATGTGTCCGAGAAGTCGGGAATCCTGAAACCAGGTCCGCGGTACTCGATCACAGCCGTGGCCTATGATTTTGACAACGACGGCTGGCCTGATATCTACGTGGCAGTCGATTCCGAACCGAGCATGCTGCTCCAAAACAAGCATGACGGCACATTTGAGGACATCGGCGTAATGGCCGGCTGCGCTTACAACGAAGACGGCCAGGAACAGGCCGGCATGGGCGTCGGTGTAGCTGACTACGACTGCGACGGCTGGTTCGACATTTTCAAAACTAATTTTTCCGATGACACGTCGGACCTTTATCGTAACAACGGCGATGGCACCTTTACCGATGTCACGTTTATGGCGGGAGTAGGCCAGGATACCCAGGACGTGAAATGGGGCTGCGGCTTTGTGGATTATGACAATGACGGCTGGCCGGATATTGTCCAGGTAAATGGCCACGTTTACCCCGAAGTTGACCAGCATCACCTGAGCCAGACGTTCAGAGAACCCCGTATTGTCTATCGCAATCTGGGGAATGGCCGGTTCAAGAATGTCTCTGCGGAGATGGGGCCGGGAATCAACGAACGTTTTTCCAGCCGGGGATGTGCGCTTGGTGATTACGACAACGACGGCGACATCGACATCGTAATCAACAACATGAATGAGGCACCATCGCTGCTTCGCAACGACGGCGGGAACAAGAACAACTGGATCAAGATCAAGCTGATGGGAACCGTGTGCAACCGCACGGCGATCGGCGCGCGGGCCTATGTAACAACCGGAAAGCACCGGCAGATGGACGAAGTCCACAGTGGAACCAGTGTGATGTCACAGAGTGATCTTCGTCTGCATTTTGGCGTGGGCAAAGCCGCCAAAATCGATCTGATTGAAGTGAAGTGGCCCACCACGCAGAAAATCGAAAAATTCACGAACATTGATGTCAACCAGATTCTGACCATCCGCGAAGGCCAAGGTATCGTCAAGAAGTCGAAGCCTGGAACGTAA
- the tmk gene encoding dTMP kinase, whose protein sequence is MKRYGEHRFPGKLFVVEGIDGSGKSTQLNLLHQWLRAEGYGTVFSEWNSSPLVRDTTRRGKKRKMLTPASFCLIHATDFADRIEHNIIPLLKAGAVVLCDRYIYTAFARDVARGMDPAWVRELYAFAVKPTLAFYFRVPLEVAMKRLLDGRSGFKFYEAGMDMELSDNPVESFEIFQGQIIEEYDKMISEFDLTVVDATLPIEEQQTRMRQLVKAKLAAAKRLRVAP, encoded by the coding sequence GTGAAACGCTACGGTGAACATCGCTTTCCAGGAAAGTTGTTTGTCGTTGAAGGCATAGACGGCTCCGGGAAATCGACCCAGCTTAACCTTCTTCATCAATGGCTTCGAGCGGAAGGGTACGGGACAGTTTTCAGTGAATGGAACTCTTCGCCTCTGGTGCGTGACACGACTCGACGCGGCAAGAAGAGAAAAATGCTGACCCCGGCCAGCTTCTGCCTGATTCATGCCACGGACTTTGCAGACCGCATTGAGCACAACATTATCCCGCTGCTGAAGGCGGGCGCGGTTGTGCTCTGTGACCGATACATCTACACAGCCTTTGCGCGAGACGTCGCGCGCGGCATGGATCCTGCCTGGGTAAGAGAGCTATATGCGTTTGCCGTGAAGCCCACCCTGGCTTTCTATTTCCGGGTGCCCCTGGAAGTTGCCATGAAGCGGCTGCTGGATGGCCGCAGCGGCTTCAAATTTTACGAGGCGGGCATGGATATGGAACTGAGTGACAATCCAGTGGAAAGCTTTGAAATTTTTCAGGGCCAGATTATTGAAGAGTACGACAAGATGATTTCTGAGTTCGACCTGACCGTGGTGGACGCCACCCTGCCAATCGAGGAACAGCAGACCCGGATGCGACAGTTGGTGAAAGCGAAATTGGCGGCGGCCAAACGGCTGAGGGTAGCACCGTGA
- the tmk gene encoding dTMP kinase — protein MRLESLPGKLIVIEGTDGVGRSTQIQLLKPWLEQQGRAVVDTGMTRSKLAGKGIKQAKQGHTMGRVTLNLFYATDFADRLENEIVPALRAGFVVLTDRYIYSLIARASVRGIDPSWVRNVYRFALVPDAVFYLRIGVDELIPRVVFSTGFDYWESGMDLHPSEDMYESFQKYQTALLSEFEKLVEEYQFKVIEATRDIPEVFEDLRQGISDVLAGSEPPSLDTMTAQAPREELPPGTSLPADNNGAGN, from the coding sequence ATGAGGCTGGAGAGCCTGCCGGGCAAGCTGATTGTAATCGAAGGGACCGACGGCGTTGGGCGTTCAACCCAGATCCAGTTGCTGAAGCCGTGGCTCGAACAACAGGGACGGGCGGTTGTGGATACCGGGATGACGCGGTCCAAACTGGCCGGAAAGGGAATCAAACAGGCCAAGCAGGGCCATACGATGGGCCGGGTGACACTGAACCTGTTTTATGCCACGGACTTTGCCGACCGCCTGGAAAATGAAATCGTTCCTGCGTTGCGCGCAGGCTTCGTGGTCCTCACAGACCGCTACATTTACTCTCTGATCGCGCGGGCGTCTGTCCGCGGAATTGATCCTTCCTGGGTCCGGAACGTTTATCGCTTTGCGCTGGTTCCTGACGCTGTTTTTTACCTCAGGATCGGCGTGGATGAACTGATTCCTCGCGTGGTCTTCTCAACAGGTTTTGATTACTGGGAATCCGGCATGGATCTCCACCCCAGCGAAGACATGTATGAGAGCTTCCAGAAGTACCAGACTGCCCTGTTGTCGGAGTTCGAAAAACTTGTGGAAGAATATCAATTCAAGGTTATTGAGGCCACTCGGGATATTCCTGAGGTTTTTGAAGACCTCCGGCAAGGGATCAGCGATGTGCTGGCAGGGAGCGAACCACCGTCACTCGATACAATGACCGCACAAGCCCCTCGCGAGGAGCTGCCTCCCGGAACTTCCTTGCCGGCAGACAACAATGGGGCCGGAAACTGA
- a CDS encoding CHAD domain-containing protein — translation MAHLNGHAGHNTLPDGSPTALPRNGGALEARKDQVQSQDADAEREVSGGENKGARQGEWARVSELALKHLDRCVSLEPKVLQGDDPDAIHDLRVATRRLQQAISLIYPSPRSGEVRKLYRGLKRCRKSLSEIRNYDVLLERVGAALARKHTARRQAWEAIGEYLRGLRSVRLEKSLRKLAKANLSSIYVRLKEFLPADGTSACVVDPSASNGAEHHLEAEQFYERIGHALEDVWAELEREIAHSHHERDASVLHRTRIAAKRARYLIEVIHAFEAPGSREALIWLRSLQTQLGDWHDLVVFEESVIGMLADRNFLRDHLEMAIQVERLIMRNRTLKSKLEKKYFEMIRDRTGFLKTREWVRRMVDSPAALFADS, via the coding sequence ATGGCTCACTTAAACGGACATGCAGGACACAATACCCTCCCGGATGGTTCGCCAACCGCGCTTCCGCGGAACGGAGGCGCGCTGGAAGCCCGTAAGGACCAGGTCCAATCACAAGATGCGGACGCCGAGCGGGAAGTTTCAGGCGGGGAAAACAAGGGCGCACGGCAGGGTGAATGGGCGCGGGTGTCCGAGCTGGCCCTCAAGCACCTTGACCGCTGCGTCTCTCTGGAACCCAAGGTCCTTCAGGGTGATGATCCTGATGCCATCCATGATCTACGCGTAGCTACCCGGCGCCTTCAGCAGGCAATTAGCCTTATTTATCCTTCTCCGCGTTCGGGAGAGGTTCGGAAATTGTATCGGGGCCTTAAGCGCTGCCGAAAGTCGCTGTCTGAAATTCGGAATTATGACGTATTGCTTGAAAGGGTTGGCGCAGCGCTTGCCCGTAAGCACACCGCTCGCCGGCAAGCATGGGAAGCCATTGGAGAATACCTGAGAGGCTTGCGTTCGGTCAGGCTGGAAAAATCTTTGCGCAAGCTGGCGAAAGCCAACCTTTCTTCTATCTATGTGCGCTTGAAAGAATTCCTTCCTGCCGACGGAACCTCTGCCTGCGTGGTCGATCCCTCCGCCAGCAATGGCGCAGAACATCATCTTGAGGCTGAGCAATTCTACGAGCGTATCGGCCATGCACTGGAAGACGTTTGGGCAGAGCTCGAACGAGAAATCGCGCATTCACACCACGAGCGTGACGCTTCGGTTTTGCACCGTACTCGCATAGCTGCCAAACGTGCGCGCTACCTGATTGAGGTGATTCATGCGTTCGAGGCGCCGGGAAGCAGAGAAGCCTTGATCTGGCTGCGAAGTCTCCAGACCCAACTGGGCGACTGGCACGATCTGGTTGTGTTTGAGGAATCCGTCATAGGAATGCTCGCTGACCGCAACTTTCTGCGCGATCACCTGGAAATGGCGATCCAGGTTGAACGCTTGATCATGAGGAACCGGACGTTGAAATCAAAGTTAGAGAAGAAATACTTTGAAATGATCCGGGACAGGACAGGCTTCCTTAAAACGAGGGAGTGGGTGCGCCGTATGGTGGATTCACCGGCCGCCCTGTTTGCCGATTCCTAG